A region from the Coturnix japonica isolate 7356 chromosome 28, Coturnix japonica 2.1, whole genome shotgun sequence genome encodes:
- the LOC107325619 gene encoding transducin-like enhancer protein 4 isoform X2 gives MQRRYVMYYEMSYGLNIEMHKQAEIVKRLSAICAHIVPFLTQEHQQQVLRAVERAKQVSMAELSSIVGQQQLQHFSHHPPQLPLTPHPSVVHSLPGGAAGLLVLWEALMAQSQLAAKEQKAAQESRERSPSRSVSASPPDGPDGEMGLKRSQEEKELPGHYDSDGDKSDCNLVVDEDPPSEPSSPPPTQDVPGSPMSSWSRTPCRWKEPGLPEPPTAVSSSSPPPRDALTPIVGPSSASPPQQPAAKDPPAFRSPFTSLALLPHTALNAELPSSVYMGLHVPAQPGSAAYGRSPPVGQQCSPQPSVHQGSHSAALSPAAGKWFVSTGKDNLLNAWHMPYGASIFQSKESSSVLSCDISINDKFIVTGSGDKATVYEVLY, from the exons ATGCAGCGGCGTTATGTCATG TACTATGAGATGTCCTACGGGCTGAACATCGAGATGCACAAACAG GCTGAGATTGTCAAGAGGCTCAGTGCCATCTGCGCCCACATTGTGCCTTTCCTGACGCAGGAG caccagcagcaggtCCTGCGGGCGGTGGAGCGGGCCAAGCAGGTCAGcatggcagagctcagcagcatcGTCGGG cagcagcagctgcagcacttctcCCATCACCCCCCCCAGCTGCCGCTGACCCCCCACCCCTCTGTTGTGCACAGCCTGCccgggggggctgcggggctgctgGTGCTCTGGGAGGCACTGATGGCACAGTCACAGCTGGCGGCcaaggagcagaaagcagcacaggagaGCAGAG AGCGCAGCCCCAGCCGG AGCGTGTCGGCATCTCCTCCAGACGGCCCTgatggggagatggggctgAAGCGGAGCcaggaggagaaggagctgCCTGGGCACTAT GACAGCGATGGGGACAAGAGTGACTGCAACCTGGTGGTGGATGAG GACCCCCCCtcagagcccagcagcccccccCCGACCCAGGATGTCCCTGGGAGCCCGATGTCCAGCTGGAGCAGGACGCCGTGCCGATGGAAGGAGCCGGGGCTG CCGGAGCCCCCCACTGCTGTGTCCTCCTcatcccccccaccccgtgATGCCCTCACTCCCATTGTGGGGCCCAGCTCAGCCTCCCCACCCCAGCAACCTGCAGCCAAGGACCCCCCCG CTTTCCGCAGCCCCTTCACctccctggccctgctgccccacactGCCCTCAATGCAGAGCTGCCATCCTCTGTGTACATGGGCCTCCACGTCCCAGCTCAGCCCGGCAGTGCTGCCTATGGGCGCTCACCCCCGGTAGGTCAGcagtgcagcccccagccctctGTGCACCAGGGGTCCCACTCGGCTGCTTTGTCTCCTGCCGCAGGGAAGTGGTTTGTGAGCACGGGGAAGGACAACCTGCTCAACGCCTGGCACATGCCATATGGAGCCAGCATCTTCcag TCCAAAGAATCAtcttcagtgctgagctgtgacATCTCCATCAATGACAAATTCATTGTGACCGGCTCTGGCGACAAGGCCACGGTGTATGAGGTGCTGTACTGA
- the LOC107325619 gene encoding transducin-like enhancer protein 2 isoform X1: MFPQGRHPPGKLSVLEICERIEEEFRLLQAQNHSLKLECEKLLSDRTEMQRRYVMYYEMSYGLNIEMHKQAEIVKRLSAICAHIVPFLTQEHQQQVLRAVERAKQVSMAELSSIVGQQQLQHFSHHPPQLPLTPHPSVVHSLPGGAAGLLVLWEALMAQSQLAAKEQKAAQESRERSPSRSVSASPPDGPDGEMGLKRSQEEKELPGHYDSDGDKSDCNLVVDEDPPSEPSSPPPTQDVPGSPMSSWSRTPCRWKEPGLPEPPTAVSSSSPPPRDALTPIVGPSSASPPQQPAAKDPPAFRSPFTSLALLPHTALNAELPSSVYMGLHVPAQPGSAAYGRSPPVGQQCSPQPSVHQGSHSAALSPAAGKWFVSTGKDNLLNAWHMPYGASIFQSKESSSVLSCDISINDKFIVTGSGDKATVYEVLY; the protein is encoded by the exons ATGTTCCCTCAGGGCCGGCACCCG CCCGGTAAGTTGTCGGTGCTGGAGATCTGCGAGCGGATCGAGGAGGAGTTCcggctgctgcaggcacagaaccacag CCTGAAGCTGGAGTGCGAGAAGCTGCTGAGCGACAGGACCGAGATGCAGCGGCGTTATGTCATG TACTATGAGATGTCCTACGGGCTGAACATCGAGATGCACAAACAG GCTGAGATTGTCAAGAGGCTCAGTGCCATCTGCGCCCACATTGTGCCTTTCCTGACGCAGGAG caccagcagcaggtCCTGCGGGCGGTGGAGCGGGCCAAGCAGGTCAGcatggcagagctcagcagcatcGTCGGG cagcagcagctgcagcacttctcCCATCACCCCCCCCAGCTGCCGCTGACCCCCCACCCCTCTGTTGTGCACAGCCTGCccgggggggctgcggggctgctgGTGCTCTGGGAGGCACTGATGGCACAGTCACAGCTGGCGGCcaaggagcagaaagcagcacaggagaGCAGAG AGCGCAGCCCCAGCCGG AGCGTGTCGGCATCTCCTCCAGACGGCCCTgatggggagatggggctgAAGCGGAGCcaggaggagaaggagctgCCTGGGCACTAT GACAGCGATGGGGACAAGAGTGACTGCAACCTGGTGGTGGATGAG GACCCCCCCtcagagcccagcagcccccccCCGACCCAGGATGTCCCTGGGAGCCCGATGTCCAGCTGGAGCAGGACGCCGTGCCGATGGAAGGAGCCGGGGCTG CCGGAGCCCCCCACTGCTGTGTCCTCCTcatcccccccaccccgtgATGCCCTCACTCCCATTGTGGGGCCCAGCTCAGCCTCCCCACCCCAGCAACCTGCAGCCAAGGACCCCCCCG CTTTCCGCAGCCCCTTCACctccctggccctgctgccccacactGCCCTCAATGCAGAGCTGCCATCCTCTGTGTACATGGGCCTCCACGTCCCAGCTCAGCCCGGCAGTGCTGCCTATGGGCGCTCACCCCCGGTAGGTCAGcagtgcagcccccagccctctGTGCACCAGGGGTCCCACTCGGCTGCTTTGTCTCCTGCCGCAGGGAAGTGGTTTGTGAGCACGGGGAAGGACAACCTGCTCAACGCCTGGCACATGCCATATGGAGCCAGCATCTTCcag TCCAAAGAATCAtcttcagtgctgagctgtgacATCTCCATCAATGACAAATTCATTGTGACCGGCTCTGGCGACAAGGCCACGGTGTATGAGGTGCTGTACTGA
- the LOC107325620 gene encoding TLE family member 5 isoform X2, with product MMFPQSRHSGSSHLPQQLKFTTSDSCDRIKDEFQLLQAQYHSLKLECDKLASEKSEMQRHYVMYYEMSYGLNIEMHKQAEIVKRLNGICAQVLPYLSQEHQQQVLGAIERAKQVTAPELNSIIRQLQAHQLSQLQALALPLTPLPVGLQPPTLPAVSAGSGLLSLSALGSQAHLAKEDKNGHDGDAHQDDDGEKSD from the exons ATGATGTTTCCACAAAGCCGACACTCG GGCTCCTCTCACCTGCCGCAGCAGCTCAAGTTCACCACCTCCGACTCGTGCGACCGCATCAAGGACGagttccagctcctgcaggccCAGTATCACAG CTTGAAGTTGGAATGCGACAAACTCGCCAGCGAGAAATCGGAGATGCAGCGTCACTACGTCATG TACTACGAGATGTCCTACGGGCTGAATATTGAGATGCACAAACAG gctgaaattGTCAAGAGGCTCAATGGGATCTGTGCGCAGGTTCTGCCCTACCTTTCACAGGAG caccagcagcaagTCCTGGGAGCCATTGAACGAGCCAAGCAGGTGACGGCGCCGGAGCTGAACTCCATCATCCGC cagctccaagctCACCAGCTCTCGCAGCTCCAAGCCCTGGCGCTGCCTCTGACTCCGCTGCccgtggggctgcagcccccaacCCTCCCTGCTGTCAGCGCCGGCTCTGGCCTCCTGTCGCTGTCGGCCCTGGGCTCCCAGGCACACCTGGCCAAGGAGGACAAGAACGGCCACGACGGGGACGCCCACCAAGACGACGATGGGGAGAAATCAGATTAG
- the LOC107325620 gene encoding TLE family member 5 isoform X3 has protein sequence MMFPQSRHSLKFTTSDSCDRIKDEFQLLQAQYHSLKLECDKLASEKSEMQRHYVMYYEMSYGLNIEMHKQAEIVKRLNGICAQVLPYLSQEHQQQVLGAIERAKQVTAPELNSIIRQQLQAHQLSQLQALALPLTPLPVGLQPPTLPAVSAGSGLLSLSALGSQAHLAKEDKNGHDGDAHQDDDGEKSD, from the exons ATGATGTTTCCACAAAGCCGACACTCG CTCAAGTTCACCACCTCCGACTCGTGCGACCGCATCAAGGACGagttccagctcctgcaggccCAGTATCACAG CTTGAAGTTGGAATGCGACAAACTCGCCAGCGAGAAATCGGAGATGCAGCGTCACTACGTCATG TACTACGAGATGTCCTACGGGCTGAATATTGAGATGCACAAACAG gctgaaattGTCAAGAGGCTCAATGGGATCTGTGCGCAGGTTCTGCCCTACCTTTCACAGGAG caccagcagcaagTCCTGGGAGCCATTGAACGAGCCAAGCAGGTGACGGCGCCGGAGCTGAACTCCATCATCCGC cagcagctccaagctCACCAGCTCTCGCAGCTCCAAGCCCTGGCGCTGCCTCTGACTCCGCTGCccgtggggctgcagcccccaacCCTCCCTGCTGTCAGCGCCGGCTCTGGCCTCCTGTCGCTGTCGGCCCTGGGCTCCCAGGCACACCTGGCCAAGGAGGACAAGAACGGCCACGACGGGGACGCCCACCAAGACGACGATGGGGAGAAATCAGATTAG
- the LOC107325620 gene encoding TLE family member 5 isoform X1, giving the protein MMFPQSRHSGSSHLPQQLKFTTSDSCDRIKDEFQLLQAQYHSLKLECDKLASEKSEMQRHYVMYYEMSYGLNIEMHKQAEIVKRLNGICAQVLPYLSQEHQQQVLGAIERAKQVTAPELNSIIRQQLQAHQLSQLQALALPLTPLPVGLQPPTLPAVSAGSGLLSLSALGSQAHLAKEDKNGHDGDAHQDDDGEKSD; this is encoded by the exons ATGATGTTTCCACAAAGCCGACACTCG GGCTCCTCTCACCTGCCGCAGCAGCTCAAGTTCACCACCTCCGACTCGTGCGACCGCATCAAGGACGagttccagctcctgcaggccCAGTATCACAG CTTGAAGTTGGAATGCGACAAACTCGCCAGCGAGAAATCGGAGATGCAGCGTCACTACGTCATG TACTACGAGATGTCCTACGGGCTGAATATTGAGATGCACAAACAG gctgaaattGTCAAGAGGCTCAATGGGATCTGTGCGCAGGTTCTGCCCTACCTTTCACAGGAG caccagcagcaagTCCTGGGAGCCATTGAACGAGCCAAGCAGGTGACGGCGCCGGAGCTGAACTCCATCATCCGC cagcagctccaagctCACCAGCTCTCGCAGCTCCAAGCCCTGGCGCTGCCTCTGACTCCGCTGCccgtggggctgcagcccccaacCCTCCCTGCTGTCAGCGCCGGCTCTGGCCTCCTGTCGCTGTCGGCCCTGGGCTCCCAGGCACACCTGGCCAAGGAGGACAAGAACGGCCACGACGGGGACGCCCACCAAGACGACGATGGGGAGAAATCAGATTAG